acctTAAACAGACTAAGTTGTTTAAGGTTTTATTAGTTTCATTATACGcatctcttttattttttatttttaatttataagccAAATTGAAGTTTTCTATATATGTATTCATTGAACCAATCGAATTCAAACAAAAAGAAAAGGCAGAGAATATTGCAAAATTCATGTGGTAGCAGTGCATGTGCACATAAATGTACGTATGACACCTAAATTAATGCAAATATGAGTGATCGAGCAGGAGCTGAcctcaaatttatatttataagctACTtcgatctatatatatatatatatatataNATGTGTATGTTTGTATTTAAGATATAAGAACAGCAGTGGAGTTAAGAGGGCCGGGGGTTTGCTCAAAATCCGAACAAAAAACAGAACCGAATTAAACGGTTCGGTTAggttaaaaatcaaaattatgatTCGAATTTTCGgttaatcgatttttttttttgaaaaattaattttttaatttatagttACTTAATTTCCATTTTTGAGATAAGCTTATGACTCATCcaaattttttattagaaataataagtatttgaaagaaaaaaacaatataataaaatcaatcaattaaaatttcaatttcaagtAATTAAGTTTACTTACCTAGTTACCTATTTTAAATACATaagatttttataatatttattaattattataccagaatgacttaattaaataattttaaaatcacaaaAGTTATAATGTAActtgaaacatgaataaagtgttgatatatttaaatataatatctaacTTTTTAactcaatatatttaaaataacgtctaattcaaaacatatataaaaaaaaaagttaaatacATTACTATCTTTGATTTGAATACAAGACACAAATAAGACATTAACATAAATACATAATACATCCACAGACCACAAATCACAAATTCATGCACAATACAAATAAGTCTTTAccattattttcataaaagcCAACAACAACCATAATTTACTAATTTATAGAGAAAAAAAACACTCAAcataatcaaacattcatttcAATCTTCActttttagtaatttttgaaaatttaacatCAAATTAAAGATCtaaaagttgttataaaataaaggaaagataaaaataaaagaataacaACTTTCCTCTCACAATTATAACTTTATAATTCATATGTCAATCATACTAGATCCAGCGTCAATACTTATCttcaatatatacatatacatatacatatacatgtatatatagatatatactATGATATAAATAGAACATTATAGGTATAGTTTGTTACAATGGATAAGAgagagattgataaataatcctcttTATCCCAAATTTGATACTTTTTTAGAAAGcccgtgataaataattttatacaaggataTTATATCcatttgataaatttaatttaatgataaaaaatcacaaataaCTTAATTGctctcaatatataaaaatcttaaacattatcgttctctcatttcaccactccatcaaataaatatttttatttatttatatatattatacaatatgataattatataaatgaactcgagataagtatataaatgatttttatgaatatcaataaaattattagtatcacttgattaatcttaaaaattgatacttgacttgactcacaaaatcaatggatcaattatcatattatataatataaaaaattaggtaaaaataaataaatcatgcaagcactgtcggcgcatgaacaaataagaagaaatatgaactcaagcaacaacttgaaattataaaatttattatgataaagttaattttgtcattacaatctaatatataaatttaattattcttattaaaatcatatcaaacattaaatatataatatcctacatcttatttatccttaacttatccttatattatatatcacatgtttattctatcatgtgtaccaaactatgcttATAAGTATAGGTAGCAAACATAAAGAGATGATGATATGGAATTTCAGATCAAGACTTTGAACTGAATGAGAAGACCATAGAAACAGGAGGTATAAGTCGATTGGTAGCGTACTCAATCAAACGATTGTGCGCTTTGGGTGTGGGGGAGGGGGGGGGGATGCAAGAAGGAAGTTTGGGGGGCGCATGCAAGAAGGAAGTTTGAGCTTAATGCAAATGGCTAAAATATCATCTGCCTTATATgattatcaatccaataaaaagttattttatatatcaatCCTTACATCTTCTACTACTGGTAGGGTAACAGCTAGTTTTGGTATGTTGGAAGATATCATTATTGTTGGCTTTTATGAAatagtaatatattttttttaaatgggtCAGATGTTCGGTTCGGTTAACCGAAAAAGCATAACCAAATCGAAAATATAGAAAACCGAAAACTTTCACGATTCGATATTCAGTTCGAAACGAAATTTCGATTTCGATCCCGTCGATTAACCAAACCATGAACACTTCTAGAAGAGAGTAGTGGTTGTTGGATCTCTCGTTtaatttttttcactttttatttGGTTATAATTTATGGATTCGATCTATATATGATCACAAAAGATTTATACATTTTAGACCTTTAGTTTTatctattataatatatataactaGCATTATATCATGGGCAACatgtaaaatataaatattacgtATTgcttatatgtaaaatatttttattttaaaaataatcgttttaatcatatttatctaaaaaataaatattttttagataaataaattaaaaagtgTCTCATTACATAGGAGTTAGTTTCGAAAAACAGAGGAAAAACATTCAATTGAAATCCACGTTGGATTTCTCCCGAATGATGCCTTGTCATAGTATAATCTCgacaaagttaaaaaaaataaaaaatcttccAAACGTAGTTACACGTGGCATTTCGATAGTTTGGATTTAAAATTGGTGAATCAAAAATTTCCACCAAGAAATCACTTAGGCAGTtggaatttcatatttttattcaatatataattttgtttttatacaGAAACTATTTAGAACGACCACCGCGtaatcttttttgtttttatacagaaactatatatttataacgACGACCCAGTTTGGTAATAAAAAATGGAATTTCAATTAGCAAAAGCAAACGTACGTAGGGCATGAAAAGCCATAAACTAGTCAGTCGATCAACTTTGATGATAATAATTTCACAAGTAACAAACCACGTGCGAGCCATTCATTTCCATTTGCCcacagaaatttaaaaaaatggaacAAAGAGTACATTTTCAGATGATTATATGCGCTTTCTTAGGGGTATGTTAGCCTTTCCTTTTGCTTAATATATTGGGAAAGATTCGAGACTCGACcattttcatttcaaaatttacaaAGTTTGCCACCACGTGAATAAAGAAGATCGTGACCTGGATTCATTGCACCTCACCCAAATCATTTGCTCCCAATTGTCCCCAAATTCACCAAATATTACCATTTTTTAGTACAAAACAaaccctttttttttaatcaaaaaaaaaaaatttcacattgGAATATTCATTCATTGAGgaaggaaaatgaaaaaaaataattaaaaatacatatcAGGTAGTGGGAGGCCTGCTTGTGTGGAACTGAGTAAGCCCACCAGCACTAATGGAGTCGCTAGAAGAAGAGCCTGAAACAGAAAGTAGCTCTGCTAAAGCGCTCATTACCCGTACCTGCAATGGAAGATTATTGAATTCAAATGCGACAAATCGATTCATTGATTGAAGAATATACATGTGGGTATGTGAATGTCATATACCTGCATTTCAAGCGCGGGTATGTAATCAGTGGCCTCCTCCAACACCACCTGCAATGGTTGTTTCCTGCAGCCGGGGACTAAGCGGCCTAGAATGCGCGTTTTGCGCTGAACTGCTGGCAAACTCTTCGACTTCAGGCGCAGAATGCTCACCTTCGATTTCTTCAGTGACCGGCTGCTGTTTCCGCTGGTGATTGCCGTCATCACGGACTGCTGCCGTTTCGTGGTGGTGTTCTTTTTCATGAACTTCAGTTTGAGCCGGTTCATGAGCATGGCTCGGCTCCACCTGGACCGGCCCTTGGCCGTGGCGGCCAGGACTCTGTCCGCTGCTTCGTGCACGCGCCTCGAAGCTGATTTCTGTGGCGATGAGCCGTTGTTCTGCTTCACCTGGCGCAGCGCCTGCAGCAGTTTGGAGGTGTAGATTTGGTGCTGAGCGTCGGATTTCCATTGAACAGGCGCATTTTGCTGCTGAAAAGCGTTGTTGAGATTCTCCCCGACAGTTGGGCTCTGAATTCccttcttcttccttcttctaGTTAATGATCTGTCAGAATTCACTGCTGGATTCGGTGATAGCAGAGATGACGACGACATCTTAAGCCACTTTTTCCGTACGATCGAGAATTTAATTCAGTCTAGCACCTGGAAATTCAATCGAATGTGCGTTAGATTCAGAACTACTAATGGATTCAAAGAGGTATCAAATCAAGTAAAGTAAAAAGGATATCACATCTCCAAAATCAAATACTTATCAATATGCAAATATAATCATAATTCAATCTCAGCTCATAGATGGCAAGTCCGTAAACAGATTAAATCACACCAAACGAACATATATAATCATCGAATCAAATAAAAACCAAACAAATTCAAATCACGAAACCTCAATTACATCGAAATAAGAATGGAACTCCGATAACTAGCATTTATACATACATATTAACTAAAAACTAGCAACAGAACAAACAAAAACATTCGAATCCAATGAAATATTCGAACGATTATTACCTGAAGCACTGGAGATTCTCCCTTCTCTCAAAATTCAGAAGAATTCGGCTAAATATCCATCGAGTTATCCATTCTGTATCGATACATTTGCTGCGGTTAACGAGAGAGGGGCGAGAAAATGGTGAAAGGTTAGGAGAGAAAATGGAAGCTTTAAAAGGAATCACGGGGGGCACGCGGAAGCTCAGCACATGTCtaaagatttttatttatttttatatattattttaataatattaaattatcaataaatacTCCATACTTTGAATTTGATCCTATCCAATTTTACAAATTACAATGGATTAATTAGACGCatcgaatatattttttttaatttttttatttttaaatccaTGATCTTTCTCTATCACAAACAACACAAAAATTCCAGCGAGATCATATCCGAGGACTATTTTATGAAATAGATCTCCAACTCGAGTCGATTCatggaaaaatattacatattattctaaaagtattaattttcagTTCAAATATAGACCGAGTTAACCAGTCTCacgaaaatatataattgagatcgtctcacaaaaatctTATTTCACAATACTGACATGTAATACAATATTTGAGAACTAAATAAGTCATCATGAACacgtaaaattttaatttgaaaatattctGTCATTTAATAACATAGttttaagacaaaaacttgtgtcagACAGTTTCACttatcgtattttgtgagatagatatcttatttgaatcattcattaaaaaatattactttttatgctaagagtattattttttattgtgaatatggatagggttgacccgtctcaaagataaagattcgtgagaccgtctcataagagacttaCTCTAGTTTTAAACGTAAGAAAGTATTTAAAAGTTGAGATTTTTGTTTTGGAGTTACTTTTAATATCATCTTGTTGAGTGGATACAAATTTTTATCGGTTTAAATCTGAAATTAATGTAAGAATTTNTAGGTATTATCGATATAATTATTGGACAATATTTGTATCGAAGTTTGGGCCATGTGGTGGGCAGGGCCCGCACACTCCGGCGAGGGTCCATTTTCATGTGCGTTTCCTGTCCCCGTTACTCACTCCTGACTTCTGTTTTCTCCATGTTCTCTCTTAATTCATTACTGCCTTTTGCtttctaaatttaataatattttagaaaattgttttgtgtataattttggatatatttataataatattcatatttttaaaaataaaaatttcatcgAGAGATCATTATGATACATACTTGTAACCACCACATGTTTGCTAAATCTCATGTATAAAAACTATCtgtttaatttcgttttttctATTAGTTTATTGTTGGTTTTAAAACGATCTCTTAAACTAGTTTGACTttgttattttatgaataacAAGATCGAATAAATTGAATCGATTTTATGTCGTGTTTCGATTGATAAATTAACTTGATTTCGAAAtaagagtttgattttaaattacGTACATATTGGCTGtatgtatttgaaatacatcACAATTAcgcataaattattataatgttGATTTGAAATCCTCTAGAATTTCGTCTATCCAAGCAAATCAAAGAATTTGATAGAGAAATTGCATACACTATCTTTGTAAAATCTCGAGATTTTTCAcaattcatgaattttttttaagctaATAACTCcatatgattaattttttttcttttttatgtaTAAATGCTTACACGAGAATTAATATATCAATGTCATGTCAGCGTCACATTTGAAAGACATGGAAACATTACTAaaagtaaaaacaaaaacaaaaagaaacagacaaaaacaaaaattcaataatatagaaaaacaaaatctcaaagtaacaaattaaatataaatgaccaaaattttgttttttcctaTTTCTTCAACCAATTATTGGATAAATAACCCTCAAAAAGTAGAGAAATGGAATTTCGCATGTGCTATGCTTCGTCAACATTCAAGTAGAAAAATAACaacaattagaaaaaaaaaatcgtaagtAAGTGAACTAAGACTGCAAATTGACTTTCAGCAAGCTAGACTTAAAGtgaaaaatgtataaattacataattaaaaatgtaattttcagtAATATTTATTAGTTAGTTAGTAAAAACACACGGATCTTCCCATTTTTCACAGTATCAGTTCAAGTTTCGTTAAATCATCAAGTCGATAAATAGTGAAATGGCTTAATCGCATGGCTTGGAGTCAAACCTCCTTCGATTCTGAAGGacaaataaatgaataattccaccaaaaaaactttaaaaaaaatgaaaaagaaaacaaataaaaataaaagacaaaagaCAATGCATGTGGTATTATATCTGGCacgtataataaattaaaaagatCATCTGTGTTGCTTGTAATGGAGTCATTTCTATGCACTTTTTTTTGGGCATGTTTAATCAAATCCAAAGGCTCCACGCTCTCAGAAACATTGTCGTTTTCATTTCCTTCAGACAGGTGTTTTTACCATAtatctaaatatataaaattaacatttatattatttaatttttttagaaactaTATTCTAATTTCATATATGTTTTTGGGATAATTTTAtaagtttattttttgtttttgtttttggctTTTAACCATTTTTAATCAAATCGTTGACATAACGTTGACATTTTAATAATACCTGATCTCATGTCAGATATAATGCTATAGGTACAAAATACTAATAACCAACTGATATTTTATTGGTTTTCGATGGTGAAATCTATTTTACGATGAATAATGCTATAGGTACAACCAAAATATCGTACAACGATATGTACAACAATAATATCGTGATATTTTGCTATTATgtcgtgagattttgttattatttcgtgagattttgtattgaatttatcgcgagattttgataaatgaaatttttgtattcaattttttgtgttgtaagaattGTTGTATGAATTTGGTTGTATATATAACATTACTCTTTTACGATACCTAAAATacctttattatttttaaattttgctcCTATTTTGAAGGAGTGTAgactaataattatttttaaaaaagtaagtctcatgtgagacggtttcacgaatttttatctgttagacggatcaaccttatcgatattcacaataaaaagtaatactcttagaataaaaagtgatactttttcaatgatgattcaaataagatattcgacccacgaaatttatccgtgagatcgtctcacaagaatttttgtgtttttaaaattaCTCGGAGTAATCATACAGAATTGAGAAACAACCCAAAAACAcatgatttttcttttcgaGTAGTTGGAATAATGtaataatttgatttgataattGAAAAGTATTAGCGAGACAGTGGACGGcagataaggttaattttgttgCTGCAGATGATGTTTTAGATTCAGCCGACAGCATGCATGCATGATGTAGCAAAGTTTGTGGtaaattgaataataataagaatctagtaaaaatatgaaaatgtgGGGTCGTTTTGCTTTTAGAAGCGATGGGCAAGCTTATCAAATATCAACCCATGGCTACTCAAGATATTTCTTTTTTCCCGTACCTTAATTAGACAAGCTAGCCGTGTGCTTCATTGGCCTGAGAAATTTCAATTTTGGTTTCTAACACAGTGGTCCGAACTCCGGACATTATTTGAGTTGACTCGAAAAGCTTGCGGTGGGTTGAAATTAGAGATATGTACTACTGACTAAGTGTGAAATACCGTATGATatcatatcaaaaaaaaaatcatataccgtatcgaaaattaaagtataaacaaatttatatggACATCGTACCGAATTTTGGTATAtacaatacaataaaaaaatattaactttaaaaattacCTTGACCTCATaatatttcacaaaaaaataattatagtatgtttcacaaaatgcgacacgatccgtcaacccgacacgacccaacacgaaaaaaatcaggttcgggttgtggtttttcgggttcgggtcgggTACGAGttgggtgggttcgggttagtgccaggttaaacgggtttcgggttgggtcgcgggttgacccgaaaacttttttttttgaaaatattatcaatatttttatatattgtatgtttgaacaaaatttattgtatatttatatgataaattttcatcatttaatatttatttgtattttttttatttttttaacaattgtttatttgatttagtaaatatcctTGTAATTTTCtgcaattaaactttcaaatttaaatcaaaaattttgttattatgtgtttaaattaaaatattactattattttttattttttcgaatttttttattaattttttttttttaaaaaaaaattcgggttaggcggGTTGAGTTGGGTTAGATgagttcgtgttcgggttgggggttttcgggttgcttcgggttcgggttgggaaaaaaaataaaaaaatttcgcgagttgacccgaaacccgacctgATTGACACTCTTGGTAGAAGTTTGCTATTAAAATATaaaggttgaatttgaaaaaaaaataaaatacttgtaatttataaatattcatttataaaaatttattaaaataaataaagatgataaaataataaataattataattatattttatttcataaaattaaattatgaaataatcagtttaatttcacaataaaaatttaataaaaactcataattccgaaaaaaaaaaaaagcaaaaaacaaAACCTTACCCTTATAAGCACTCGTCGCCACCTCCTTCGGCAAGATCGTTGGCCACCAGACGACGACGGCCTAAGGCCGGATCTTTAATTCTACTACCATCACATCCCCTCCAATTTTACtcgaaaatagtttttttttaattttttaatttacatAGTCGCATGACTTTCAGGCCCAAAAACTGGCTAAATCTGGCCTTGAAAGCACCGATCATGGCCATCGCATGCACCAACCTCAGCTTTATTGACGTTTTACATAGAGACCACGATCGATTCACCCAAAACCAAACAAAATCGACTTAAATCCGAAAAGTGTCGTGTACACAAAGGCGATTTCCAGCAGGCCAATTTTACGATTGATTTCTCTGGTAAGTGGTGTCACGGTGGTCGCCTGAAAGtatgattatttcaaaacaATATAAAATCGATCACCTTATTCTTATATGAGATAACAGGAGAGAAGTCTAGAAAAtataaactatatatatataatgaccAGTCTTCTGCTCATCACAAAAGACTTAATGAGTTGAATTTCTATACATAAAGTGAATCATAtcgatttattttaatattttgtaaactCACAATTAAGTACATCATTTTATTGAGTACTTTATTAAATAACGAGTACATatacaattaattattaaataactaCGTAAGCCCAACAACTTTTTTCCCTTGCAGTTCTAATTCTGTGtttaacttcaaaatatattCGTGACATAAAAAATGTATACGAACAATCGACATTTTGCTAGTCGATGGAGTTCATTATACGCAGCCTCGAAAAGTTCGCGGTTTAATGACTTCATTAACACTCCAATTATCGGTGCGTATTATGACAATACTTAAAGTCGTGTTTAGAACAAAATTATGCTTTACTTGAAAAGCGTAATAATTGATGAGCATTGCCTCAACGTTAATGAGAATATGGAAATGGTAATAATTAAGTGAGATCTAATTAAGGTATAATTCTGGCCCAAACATACATTTAGATGCTGTCCCATGTTGTCCTTGAATGTGAAAAGGAAAGGAATATCAACTTTTGTTTgtaactattttattaaaacaaagGATTAAGTTATTATGCAATCAAAACTTGTaagacaatatatatatatatataaacatgctTTTAAATACGAGATATTACCTGTATGAACCTAATTgataactttaattaatttctgaacatgaaaaattaataaaatatcatcaaaCCAAACTTTAATCAGTATAAGAGGCccattcataataataataataataacaacaaaaacaacaataaatttacttattttagGTTTTGGTACTTcaactaattaaataaaatagtgATGAATACTTTTgctttttataatataattttttaattacaatCAACATTCTTATAATATATGTGACAGATATTATTAATAATcactattataataattattattattttgtgaatAGATGTTAAATACTGTTATTATGTTTACAGCAATATATTGCTTAtcgattaaataatttaaaaaatttgattcgGCACTAGCTCCTTCTCTGCTGACATGATATCGAAAATACTGACGTGTCCAATAACATATCAACTCCAGCTAATTATATAGGAACAAAAGATGAGAAAAAACCAAGTTACAGGACCAAGACTCAATTTTAACTAGTTAAATGACCAAAACCTTTAAGTAGATAAATTTAGAAGACCATTttgcaataataataataataataatatagatgagcgatatataatttgttgttattatgtatattttgttactaataaaGCTGTGTACTAGCACTATGCTATATATAGGaaataaaattgcaattttagtTTCATGAATTAATCtgttatgaattttattcatatacatattaattCAAAGTTTGGTATTTGtaaaataactttaaattttttcggTAGAGGCTACTAAACTCATCAGATATTACTTATTTGACATCAATGCTCTCTTATGTGACTCATGTGGCGAGAtaaaaaaacttatgtgagacacATTAAAATCCATATAAGCAAAAACAAAGGAAATAAACAAGTTATTTCCTCCCCTGATGGAATATTGAGTgacctttttatttattttccccTTTCGATGCTGAAAATGGATTTCTATATACACCACTATCTAAGAGATGACGATTCAGAGGAGGCATAGGGTTTGCACGGACTTGGAAGCTTGAAATCATTCAAACGTAAGCAAGAATCAGCAATATAACAGTTTTCGTCTTCATGCGATCGAGAAAAACCATAAATGCGACGAGTTTGCTTACTGGAATTGGTCTGAGAGATCATGAACAACAACTCCATGTTCAGTTATAAAATAGAACTTCAATAATTCACCTTATAATGTGAAAATAAGAGActgattttcttttttaatggCCCAGCAGAATGAAAGCATTGATGAATTATTAGATTTCTATTCAGATTTCgagaaatatcaaaatttatctTTACGTTGGTCTAAATTATTAGATTTTGGTTAtacaattaatcaaaattagGTTTAGggcaaaattttttttagaaaaaacattTTAATCAGTTTTTCGACTCATATTGAGCCTGATATCGTTGACAATGTTTTTAATGTCAATATATCTCTTTCTCGTTTAGTTCAATtttactttaatttatttaattttcatctCACATGATATGCTACACGTGAATAgttatatgataattatattactaattacaaaattttgaattttataataagAATATATTTCTATAAATGCAGTAAATTACAGATCACATAACATGTATAGCTAGCATATTGTGTTTAGATGTAtgtataattaaatttgaaCATCTTATTATTAATATCTTGGAAGTTATGTAGCACATGTAAAATTCCATTTTTTGTCTTCAATCCTGGTTTGAGGGTTATTTATCCAATCGAAGATAACTGCCTTTACAATTAAAAAATCCAAAAGCGAAATGGCTGAAGCATTTACAACTGAAATGAAGTAAATCTAAAACTTGAAAATGCACTAACTTGAAATCATCTTCTTCACCGGCGCTAAAACACAGTTTGCTTCTTCTGATCTAACTTTTTAAGACCCGAAAATTACCATAATTTCGAATCATGAAGGcaccaaaattttgaattttgttcaGTTTTGTTAAGCCACTTTCAGCCTCGTGCAACCATtgcaatttgaaaattgaatGGCCAAATAAATGCATGGCTTATTGACCAGCCTTGAAACCCCCTTTGTGCACCCTATTGAAACAACCATTTTAGATGTTTATGATGCGTCtaccgttttaaaagtgcggaaataattttttttttaaagctcgatctcaattacaaaataacatttaaaataatcatatttatttacCAATAAAAGTAgcgcagtttaaaaataactaacgtcatccaaaatcaacgtaaacATAAACGTGTATAAAtcgtaatatcatcaacatataaaaatacgtaactcctctcaaaacacttgaatcaatatgcggaaaaataatggtcctcgggtcgtgtcaccgcacatcccgcctgcctactcagtcttcggcacctccggTCCCCTGATAAAAAAGCTCACCTGCAttacacacgcctagtgagtataaggactcaacacacctgtaccagtaatagcaagtacatatatgtagcacacaacagtgaaaaatatcataatcaacatacatttcatgagcttaaaaacat
This genomic window from Primulina huaijiensis isolate GDHJ02 chromosome 7, ASM1229523v2, whole genome shotgun sequence contains:
- the LOC140980290 gene encoding transcription factor bHLH148-like, with translation MSSSSLLSPNPAVNSDRSLTRRRKKKGIQSPTVGENLNNAFQQQNAPVQWKSDAQHQIYTSKLLQALRQVKQNNGSSPQKSASRRVHEAADRVLAATAKGRSRWSRAMLMNRLKLKFMKKNTTTKRQQSVMTAITSGNSSRSLKKSKVSILRLKSKSLPAVQRKTRILGRLVPGCRKQPLQVVLEEATDYIPALEMQVRVMSALAELLSVSGSSSSDSISAGGLTQFHTSRPPTT